Proteins from a single region of Butyrivibrio fibrisolvens:
- a CDS encoding AAA family ATPase has product MEIKRNIYYKISEWKKETNGTKALLIEGARRIGKSTVAEEFAQNEYKSYILIDFNKAKKKIKDAFESLDDLDVFFQTLTLEYNTRLYPRESLIIFDEIQKFPKAREAIKYLVADGRYDYIETGSLISIKENVENITIPSEERKMQMYPVNFEEFMVYMGEEILLDHIRECFEKSQPLDRQIHNKAMRLFMEYMLVGGMPQAIVAYKKNGRDFHAADVEKRDILALYEDDIKKAAKKYKSKVSAIFDNIPGFLSTHEKRVVLSEVDSNNGTFDRYDEPLFWLGDSMICNLCYKCNDPNVGLALNKNESYVKCYMGDTGLLVSHAFSENEIMDEQLYKQIMDGKLSLNKGMLYENMIAQMITASGRKLFFYTRYSAEKHRNDIEIDFIISNESKTKFKISPIEVKSSKNYTTSSLGTFKELFKKRIDKQIIVHPKGYSEADGVIKIPPYMMYLI; this is encoded by the coding sequence ATGGAAATTAAAAGAAATATCTATTATAAGATATCTGAGTGGAAGAAAGAGACAAATGGGACGAAGGCATTACTGATTGAAGGAGCCAGACGAATCGGAAAATCAACGGTTGCTGAAGAATTTGCTCAGAATGAGTATAAGTCCTATATTCTCATTGATTTTAATAAGGCTAAGAAAAAGATAAAAGATGCCTTTGAATCCCTTGATGATCTGGATGTTTTTTTTCAGACACTGACGCTTGAATACAATACAAGGCTTTATCCTAGAGAATCTCTGATAATATTTGATGAAATACAGAAATTTCCAAAGGCCAGGGAGGCAATTAAATATCTTGTCGCTGACGGAAGATATGACTACATTGAGACAGGCTCGCTGATATCAATTAAAGAGAACGTAGAAAACATAACAATTCCATCAGAAGAGCGGAAAATGCAAATGTATCCTGTGAATTTTGAGGAATTCATGGTATACATGGGCGAAGAAATACTTCTTGATCATATAAGAGAGTGCTTTGAGAAAAGCCAGCCGCTTGATAGGCAGATACATAATAAGGCTATGCGCTTATTTATGGAGTATATGCTTGTTGGCGGAATGCCTCAGGCAATAGTAGCATATAAGAAAAATGGAAGGGATTTTCATGCTGCCGATGTAGAAAAGAGGGATATTCTTGCACTCTATGAAGATGACATCAAAAAGGCAGCCAAGAAATATAAATCAAAGGTCTCAGCTATCTTTGATAATATCCCGGGCTTTTTGTCAACGCACGAAAAAAGGGTTGTTTTAAGTGAAGTGGATAGTAATAATGGGACATTTGACCGTTACGATGAGCCCTTATTCTGGCTTGGCGATTCCATGATATGTAATCTTTGTTACAAATGTAATGACCCGAACGTTGGTCTGGCACTAAATAAAAATGAATCCTATGTAAAGTGTTATATGGGAGATACAGGATTATTAGTAAGCCATGCATTCAGTGAGAATGAAATCATGGATGAACAGCTTTATAAGCAGATAATGGATGGGAAACTGTCACTTAATAAGGGAATGCTCTATGAGAATATGATAGCGCAGATGATTACAGCATCCGGTCGTAAGCTCTTCTTTTACACAAGATACAGTGCGGAAAAGCATCGTAATGATATTGAGATAGATTTCATCATCTCGAACGAGAGCAAGACAAAGTTTAAAATCAGCCCTATAGAAGTGAAATCATCAAAGAATTACACTACATCATCACTTGGAACATTCAAAGAACTCTTTAAGAAAAGAATTGATAAGCAGATAATAGTGCACCCTAAGGGATATTCAGAAGCGGATGGAGTCATAAAAATACCTCCGTATATGATGTACCTAATATAA
- the ltrA gene encoding group II intron reverse transcriptase/maturase, giving the protein MTTKLERIAEISARTAKPVFTSLYHMIDADLLKQCFNEIDGKKAVGIDEVTKEEYGEQLDSNVKDLVRRLKNKAYKPLPTKRVFIPKGNGKMRPLGIASFEDKMVQLALKKVLEAIYEPRFLNCMYGFRPNRGCHEALRDVYQHLSRGKINYIVDADVKGFFDHIDHEWMMRFLEWHIKDPNILWLIRKYLKAGVMVDGTFEDTEEGTIQGGNISPTLANVYMHNVLTLWFKLVVRKEARGDCFLVNYADDFVAGFQYKSDAENYYSALQVRMAKFNLELEESKSRLIEFGRYAEQNRKSRGLGKPETFDFLGFTFFMGKSRKGFPCPMVKTSRKKFEKSLKSFKTWLYDNRNQPAGNLIQQLNVKLVGYYQYYSVTFNGFKMSAFLHRVQQFLHKVLNRRGCGRTYTWDGFIDLLKVFPLAKPKVYYALY; this is encoded by the coding sequence ATGACAACGAAATTGGAAAGAATAGCAGAAATATCAGCGCGAACAGCTAAGCCAGTCTTTACGAGTCTGTATCATATGATTGATGCTGACCTTCTCAAGCAATGTTTTAATGAGATTGATGGGAAGAAGGCAGTAGGAATCGATGAAGTGACAAAAGAAGAGTATGGCGAGCAACTAGACAGCAACGTCAAAGACCTTGTCAGAAGGCTGAAGAACAAAGCATACAAGCCCCTGCCCACCAAGAGGGTATTTATCCCTAAGGGCAATGGCAAGATGAGACCGTTGGGCATTGCATCTTTTGAAGACAAGATGGTACAGCTTGCTCTCAAGAAAGTGTTGGAAGCGATTTACGAACCACGCTTTCTGAATTGTATGTATGGTTTCAGACCAAACAGGGGGTGCCATGAAGCACTAAGAGATGTCTACCAACATCTCTCACGTGGCAAGATTAACTATATCGTTGATGCTGATGTCAAGGGGTTCTTCGACCACATCGACCATGAATGGATGATGAGATTTCTCGAATGGCACATTAAAGACCCAAATATACTGTGGCTGATACGAAAGTATCTTAAAGCAGGAGTTATGGTTGATGGTACATTTGAGGACACGGAAGAGGGAACAATACAGGGAGGTAATATCAGTCCCACCCTGGCAAATGTATATATGCACAATGTACTCACCCTATGGTTTAAGCTTGTTGTCAGAAAAGAGGCAAGGGGAGATTGCTTCCTCGTAAATTATGCCGATGATTTTGTGGCGGGGTTCCAATACAAATCAGATGCAGAGAATTACTACTCTGCATTGCAAGTGCGTATGGCAAAATTTAACCTCGAATTGGAAGAAAGTAAGAGTAGACTTATTGAGTTTGGTAGGTACGCAGAGCAGAATCGTAAATCAAGAGGGTTGGGAAAGCCAGAAACATTTGACTTCTTGGGCTTTACTTTCTTTATGGGCAAATCCCGTAAAGGATTTCCATGCCCTATGGTAAAGACTTCCCGCAAGAAATTTGAGAAGTCACTGAAGAGCTTCAAAACGTGGCTCTATGATAATAGAAATCAGCCTGCAGGAAATCTTATTCAGCAACTTAATGTAAAGCTTGTGGGATATTACCAGTATTACAGTGTGACTTTTAATGGCTTTAAAATGAGTGCTTTTCTGCACCGAGTTCAACAGTTTCTACACAAAGTGCTTAATCGTAGAGGCTGTGGTCGCACCTACACATGGGATGGCTTCATTGATTTGTTAAAGGTATTCCCTCTTGCCAAACCAAAGGTTTACTATGCGCTATATTGA